One Scylla paramamosain isolate STU-SP2022 chromosome 6, ASM3559412v1, whole genome shotgun sequence DNA segment encodes these proteins:
- the LOC135101136 gene encoding zinc metalloproteinase nas-4-like — MVRATLLLLLVSGWVLICTPLTLAGKRFCWEVTEEPKTSPTNATATVEITSPESTPSPKSKPSLPKTTPSPKIKPFPKITPPSPKDSKKNDPFSKTTSPTEKTPSKPTPFPEREPSPETKTPFPPVRPDTSKSGDEELERAIWEMNQRRWPNRTVPFVFHPKLKKKQIELVSMAMDKIRNLTCVDFTDLTGRVTIDDKQEQKVVVQSLYAGCFATLGYNAMLKTTSINLDRGCFSPSGHVILHELSHTLGIVHTQSRYDRDKYITVHVDKIEAGKESQFAINRKMYGKLSLVGLPYDFNSVMHYPTNAFARDPKENTMTLKKSFPGEVGFAKRLTRSDVAAINRLYDCKNHYLGDDIPGAKSYKEWYETYFA; from the coding sequence ATGGTGAGGGCAACGTTGCTTTTATTGCTTGTATCAGGGTGGGTCTTGATCTGTACTCCCTTGACGTTGGCAGGCAAACGATTCTGCTGGGAGGTCACGGAGGAACCCAAGACCTCCCCAACCAATGCCACGGCCACTGTCGAAATTACCTCTCCCGAGAGCACGCCATCACCGAAAAGCAAGCCCTCTCTTCCCAAGACCACGCCATCCCCAAAAATCAAACCCTTTCCCAAGATCACACCCCCGTCCCCtaaagacagcaaaaaaaatGACCCTTTCTCTAAAACTACGTCTCCGACCGAAAAGACTCCTTCCAAACCCACACCCTTTCCTGAACGTGAGCCCTCCCCCGAAACCAAGACTCCTTTTCCGCCTGTCCGTCCTGACACCAGTAAGAGTGGAGACGAGGAGCTAGAAAGAGCTATCTGGGAGATGAACCAGAGGAGATGGCCTAATCGCACAGTGCCATTCGTATTTCACCCAAAGctgaaaaagaagcaaatagAACTAGTCAGCATGGCGATGGACAAGATAAGAAACCTCACTTGTGTAGATTTTACAGACTTGACAGGTCGTGTTACTATAGACGACAAGCAGGAGCAAAAGGTGGTGGTTCAGAGCCTCTATGCTGGATGTTTCGCCACTCTGGGCTACAATGCAATGTTAAAGACGACTTCCATCAATTTAGATCGCGGGTGTTTCTCGCCTTCCGGACATGTTATCCTGCACGAGCTGTCCCATACTCTTGGTATAGTACACACACAGAGCAGATATGATCGCGATAAATACATTACCGTTCACGTCGACAAAATAGAGGCGGGAAAGGAGAGCCAGTTTGCCATTAATCGAAAGATGTATGGCAAGCTTTCACTGGTGGGCTTGCCATATGATTTCAACAGCGTCATGCACTACCCCACGAATGCCTTTGCCAGGGACCCAAAAGAAAATACTATGACTTTGAAAAAGAGTTTCCCAGGTGAGGTGGGTTTTGCTAAACGTCTTACTCGGTCTGATGTGGCCGCCATTAATCGCCTGTATGACTGTAAGAACCATTACCTAGGCGACGACATCCCAGGAGCCAAGAGTTACAAAGAATGGTACGAAACTTATTTCGCATGA